In one Roseburia intestinalis L1-82 genomic region, the following are encoded:
- a CDS encoding energy-coupling factor transporter ATPase, with protein sequence MSIILDKVNYVYSEGTAYQIQALKDVNLTIEDGQFIGVIGHTGSGKSTLIQHLNGLMKATSGTIYFHGQDIYEDDFDLRELRNRVGLVFQYPEHQLFETTIFDDVCFGPKNQGLSKEEAGLRAFEALRSVGLPEELYYQSPFDLSGGQKRRVAIAGVLAMKPEVLILDEPTAGLDPAGRDEILDLVERMHRERGITVILVSHSMEDVAKYVERIIVMNHGSVMLDGAPKEVFRHYKELEAVGLAAPQVTYLMHELKEKGLNVDTDATTVAEARACLLEALTGIDSGKTDFHM encoded by the coding sequence ATGTCAATTATTTTAGATAAAGTGAATTATGTATACAGCGAAGGGACTGCGTACCAGATCCAGGCGTTAAAGGATGTAAATTTAACGATCGAGGATGGACAGTTTATCGGCGTGATCGGACATACCGGTTCCGGAAAGTCCACCTTGATCCAGCACTTGAACGGTCTGATGAAGGCGACATCCGGGACGATCTATTTTCATGGTCAGGATATTTATGAAGATGATTTTGACCTGCGTGAATTGAGAAACCGCGTCGGGCTGGTATTTCAGTATCCGGAGCATCAGTTGTTTGAGACAACGATCTTTGACGACGTGTGTTTCGGACCGAAAAATCAGGGATTGTCGAAAGAGGAGGCAGGTCTTCGGGCATTTGAGGCGCTGCGGAGTGTCGGACTGCCGGAGGAGCTTTATTACCAGTCTCCGTTTGATCTTTCCGGTGGACAGAAACGCCGTGTTGCGATTGCGGGCGTGCTTGCCATGAAGCCGGAGGTATTGATCTTAGATGAGCCGACGGCGGGACTTGATCCGGCAGGACGTGATGAGATCTTAGATCTTGTGGAGCGGATGCACAGGGAACGCGGTATTACGGTTATTTTAGTATCGCACAGCATGGAGGACGTCGCAAAATATGTGGAGCGTATTATCGTGATGAATCACGGCAGTGTGATGTTAGACGGTGCGCCAAAAGAAGTATTCCGCCACTACAAAGAACTTGAGGCGGTTGGACTTGCAGCACCGCAGGTGACTTACCTGATGCATGAACTGAAGGAAAAAGGTCTGAATGTGGATACAGATGCAACCACGGTGGCGGAGGCAAGAGCTTGTCTGCTCGAGGCGCTGACCGGAATAGATTCTGGAAAAACAGACTTTCATATGTAA
- a CDS encoding CopG family antitoxin, giving the protein MRLSMKPLKNKVSITLDSDIIEQLKLLAEQDDRSFSQYINMILKEYLTQADKKKEA; this is encoded by the coding sequence ATGAGGCTGTCTATGAAACCATTAAAAAATAAAGTAAGCATCACACTTGATTCAGACATCATTGAACAGTTAAAGCTCCTCGCCGAGCAGGACGACCGTTCTTTTTCCCAATATATCAATATGATATTGAAAGAATATCTGACCCAGGCGGACAAAAAGAAAGAAGCGTAA
- a CDS encoding AIR synthase family protein: MKIGKVPENVLKRSVFKQIHTKRPEVVLGAGVGEDCAAVKLAEDETLVMSTDPITGTAQDIGTLAIQITANDLASAGAEPVGVLLTVLLPPEIEEPDLREMMQQVEAACAKAGVQVMGGHTEITAVVNQPVISVCGVGKVKDGCLISTGGAKPGMDILVTKWIGIEGTSIIAKEKEKDLLTRFSAPFIENAKKLDVYLSVLSEAAVAVRSGVSAMHDVTEGGIFGALWEMAEASGVGLEIDLKKIPVRQETIEICEFFGINPYELISSGSMLMAAADGNLLVNELKKAGIPATIIGKATAGNDRVLLNEDERRFLEPPKTDELYKVV; the protein is encoded by the coding sequence ATGAAGATTGGAAAAGTACCGGAGAATGTGCTCAAACGCTCCGTATTTAAACAGATACATACCAAAAGACCGGAGGTTGTCTTAGGCGCCGGTGTGGGAGAGGACTGCGCGGCGGTCAAGCTGGCAGAGGATGAGACACTTGTGATGTCAACAGATCCGATCACAGGAACGGCACAGGATATCGGTACACTTGCAATCCAGATTACGGCAAATGATCTTGCCAGTGCCGGGGCAGAGCCGGTCGGCGTTCTGCTTACTGTCTTGCTTCCACCGGAGATTGAAGAGCCTGATCTAAGAGAGATGATGCAGCAGGTAGAAGCTGCATGTGCAAAGGCAGGCGTGCAGGTCATGGGCGGTCATACGGAGATCACGGCAGTTGTCAACCAGCCGGTTATTTCCGTTTGTGGTGTCGGCAAAGTAAAAGACGGATGCCTGATCTCTACCGGAGGGGCAAAGCCGGGCATGGATATTCTTGTGACAAAGTGGATCGGGATCGAGGGAACCTCCATCATTGCAAAGGAAAAAGAAAAAGATCTTTTAACAAGATTTTCTGCACCATTTATCGAAAATGCGAAAAAACTGGATGTATATTTATCCGTGCTTTCAGAGGCTGCAGTCGCCGTTCGGTCTGGCGTTAGTGCTATGCATGACGTCACAGAGGGCGGTATCTTTGGTGCACTCTGGGAAATGGCAGAAGCATCTGGCGTCGGACTTGAAATCGATTTAAAAAAGATTCCCGTTCGTCAGGAAACAATCGAGATCTGTGAATTTTTCGGAATCAACCCATATGAACTGATCTCAAGCGGTTCTATGCTGATGGCAGCAGCCGATGGCAATCTGCTGGTAAATGAACTGAAAAAAGCAGGAATACCGGCAACAATTATCGGAAAAGCAACAGCCGGAAATGACAGAGTTTTATTAAATGAGGATGAGAGACGGTTTTTAGAGCCGCCGAAGACGGACGAATTATATAAAGTTGTATAA
- a CDS encoding helix-turn-helix domain-containing protein — protein sequence MDQKTTGELMQLLSSAKNISDLKQYTDALADMTSSVTFPEYLNELMHARGVTASKLISAAQIQRNYGYQILDGRRSPSRDKVISLCLALKLELPETQRALTLTKNGQLYSKNKRDSILIFAFGKKLSVIDTNVLLEEMNEPVLN from the coding sequence ATGGATCAGAAAACGACCGGCGAACTGATGCAGCTTCTCTCTTCCGCCAAAAATATTTCCGATTTAAAACAATACACTGACGCACTTGCAGACATGACATCTTCCGTGACCTTTCCGGAATATTTAAATGAACTGATGCATGCCCGCGGCGTGACCGCCTCAAAACTGATCTCTGCAGCCCAGATTCAGCGCAATTACGGCTATCAGATCTTAGACGGCAGGCGAAGTCCCTCCCGTGATAAAGTCATTTCTCTCTGCCTTGCACTAAAGCTTGAGCTCCCGGAAACACAGCGTGCTCTCACGCTCACAAAAAACGGACAGCTCTATTCCAAAAACAAACGGGATTCCATCCTCATTTTTGCTTTTGGGAAAAAGCTGTCCGTGATTGACACAAACGTGCTTTTAGAAGAAATGAATGAGCCTGTTTTAAACTGA
- a CDS encoding energy-coupling factor transporter transmembrane component T family protein, with amino-acid sequence MLRDITLGQYYPADSVIHKLDPRVKLFATFIYIISLFCFKGIAALLFATVFLIFCIRTSKVPFKFMVKGLKAIVVLMLITAAFNLFLTPGTPIVKFWIFKITAEGAQNAILMAIRLTYLILGTSIMTLTTTPNQLTDGLEKSLMPLSKIGVPVHAIAMMMSIALRFIPILIEETDKIMKAQMARGADFESGNLLLRVKNMIPLLVPLFVSAFRRADDLAMAMEARCYNGGEGRTKMKPLRYAGVDHKAYVLVIGYFVVILLCRFFLPFPQ; translated from the coding sequence ATGTTAAGAGATATTACACTGGGCCAGTATTATCCAGCGGATTCCGTCATTCATAAACTGGACCCGCGCGTAAAACTGTTTGCTACATTTATTTATATTATATCATTGTTTTGTTTTAAAGGGATTGCGGCACTTCTGTTTGCGACTGTATTTTTGATCTTCTGCATCAGAACGTCCAAAGTTCCATTTAAGTTTATGGTAAAGGGCTTGAAGGCGATCGTGGTGCTGATGCTGATCACGGCGGCATTCAACCTTTTTCTGACACCTGGTACGCCGATCGTGAAATTCTGGATCTTTAAGATCACGGCAGAGGGGGCACAGAATGCGATTCTGATGGCGATCCGTCTGACCTACCTGATCCTTGGAACCTCGATCATGACACTTACGACGACACCAAACCAGCTCACGGACGGTCTGGAAAAATCACTGATGCCGTTATCAAAGATCGGTGTTCCGGTTCATGCGATCGCGATGATGATGTCGATTGCACTTCGTTTTATCCCGATCCTCATCGAGGAGACAGACAAGATCATGAAGGCACAGATGGCGAGAGGTGCTGACTTTGAGAGCGGAAATCTGTTACTGAGAGTGAAAAACATGATTCCTCTTTTGGTACCGTTATTCGTCTCTGCGTTCCGTCGAGCAGACGACCTTGCGATGGCTATGGAGGCGCGCTGCTACAATGGCGGCGAGGGCAGAACCAAGATGAAACCTCTGCGTTACGCAGGCGTGGATCATAAAGCATATGTGCTTGTGATTGGGTATTTTGTGGTTATTTTGCTGTGCAGGTTCTTTTTACCGTTTCCGCAGTAA
- a CDS encoding cysteine-rich KTR domain-containing protein produces the protein MVENIEKKLEWLHCPRCGGKTRTQIRPHTVLEDFPLFCPKCKYTCVIYFRNKKIEEIKTPDA, from the coding sequence ATGGTTGAAAATATAGAAAAGAAATTAGAGTGGCTTCACTGTCCCAGATGCGGCGGGAAAACGAGGACACAGATACGTCCACATACGGTGTTAGAGGATTTTCCGTTATTTTGTCCGAAATGTAAATATACTTGTGTGATTTATTTTAGAAATAAAAAAATTGAAGAAATTAAAACGCCAGACGCTTAG
- a CDS encoding Lrp/AsnC family transcriptional regulator, whose protein sequence is MREKILTFIEKNSRIDLKELAIILGVDEAAVVNELQKMEEEHIICGYHTLIDWDKAGIEKVTALIEVRVTPQRGMGFDKVAERIYNYPEVNSVYLISGGFDFMVTIEGKTLREVSQFVSNKLSPLDSVLSTKTNFILKKYKDHGTVMAEPAKDERIEM, encoded by the coding sequence ATGCGTGAAAAGATTTTAACTTTTATAGAGAAGAACAGCAGAATTGATTTAAAGGAACTGGCAATTATTTTAGGTGTAGATGAGGCAGCCGTGGTAAATGAGCTTCAGAAAATGGAAGAGGAGCATATTATCTGCGGATACCATACCCTGATCGACTGGGATAAGGCGGGAATTGAAAAGGTGACAGCTTTAATCGAGGTGCGTGTCACACCACAGCGCGGAATGGGATTTGACAAGGTGGCAGAGCGCATTTACAACTATCCGGAAGTAAATTCCGTTTATCTGATCTCCGGCGGATTTGATTTTATGGTAACGATCGAGGGAAAGACACTGCGTGAGGTTTCCCAGTTTGTTTCCAATAAACTTTCACCGCTTGATTCTGTTTTAAGTACAAAGACGAATTTTATTCTGAAAAAATACAAAGATCACGGAACCGTTATGGCAGAACCGGCAAAAGATGAAAGGATAGAGATGTAA
- a CDS encoding serine/threonine-protein kinase has protein sequence MRLDEEYCLSEYVDLGRLGDNEKVHIVRNQVNGVIGVRKYVALDLEEIYLFLKENPNAYIPKIYECIQTDTNLIVIEEYLSGKNLEEMLKEKYFSEKDAADIIICLCNALYPLHHAKMPVICRDLKAENVILTNEGEVKLVDFDIARIYQPGKSKDTVMMGTQGYAAPEQFGFGQTDARTDIYAMGVLLNYMLVREFPMEKLTEGKFRTIVLKCIKINPEDRYQNVDELKADICNAAEIPCSSMDSDKNKFYCAQSCKKDQAGEIPFYKIPGFRTGKVWKMIVAVIGYALVTVTAWSLEAHDANGKLLPQSKLTLERLVVWLSQIVFIFFVCDYMGMRRNIPVVNSKNRFVRLIGYAAAEFIFLFAAAAICAILEAILF, from the coding sequence ATGCGGTTAGATGAGGAGTACTGTTTGTCAGAATATGTGGATCTTGGCAGACTGGGTGACAATGAAAAAGTACATATCGTAAGAAACCAAGTGAATGGTGTGATTGGTGTGCGAAAGTATGTTGCATTGGACCTGGAGGAGATTTATCTTTTTTTAAAGGAAAATCCGAATGCGTATATACCAAAGATCTATGAGTGTATTCAGACCGATACGAATCTGATCGTGATTGAGGAGTACTTGAGCGGAAAAAATCTGGAAGAAATGTTAAAAGAAAAATATTTTTCGGAGAAAGACGCTGCTGATATCATAATCTGTCTGTGCAATGCGCTTTACCCTTTGCACCATGCAAAAATGCCAGTCATATGCAGAGACTTGAAAGCAGAGAATGTGATTCTGACCAATGAGGGGGAAGTGAAGCTGGTCGATTTTGACATTGCGAGAATCTACCAGCCTGGCAAGTCAAAGGATACTGTTATGATGGGAACGCAAGGCTATGCGGCACCGGAACAGTTTGGGTTCGGACAGACGGATGCGAGAACCGATATTTATGCGATGGGTGTGCTGCTTAATTATATGCTTGTGAGAGAGTTCCCGATGGAAAAGCTGACCGAAGGAAAATTCAGGACGATTGTGTTAAAATGCATTAAGATAAACCCTGAGGACCGGTATCAGAATGTGGATGAACTTAAGGCGGATATCTGCAATGCAGCGGAAATCCCCTGCAGTAGTATGGATAGTGATAAAAATAAGTTTTATTGTGCGCAGAGCTGTAAAAAAGATCAAGCCGGTGAAATCCCTTTTTATAAAATACCGGGATTTCGGACAGGAAAAGTATGGAAAATGATCGTCGCAGTCATAGGATATGCGTTGGTCACAGTTACTGCGTGGTCGTTAGAAGCGCATGATGCGAATGGAAAACTGCTCCCGCAGTCAAAATTGACACTGGAACGGCTGGTGGTCTGGCTGTCGCAGATCGTATTTATATTTTTTGTCTGTGATTATATGGGAATGCGGAGAAACATACCGGTTGTAAACAGTAAGAACCGGTTCGTAAGACTGATCGGTTATGCTGCAGCGGAATTTATATTTCTTTTTGCTGCAGCTGCCATCTGCGCGATCTTAGAAGCAATATTATTTTAA
- a CDS encoding energy-coupling factor transporter ATPase, which yields MGIIKAKQLVHEYIRRDEEGNVESIQTALDHVDLDVKQGDFIAILGHNGSGKSTLAKHINALLAPSEGSLFVDGMDVSKEENVIPVRKTAGMVFQNPDNQIIASVVEEDVGFGPENIGVPTDEIWQRVEESLKAVGMLKYRHHSPNKLSGGQKQRVAIAGVVAMEPKCIVLDEPTAMLDPNGRADVIRTAHELNQKKGVTIILITHYMEEVVGADKVIVMDKGKVVMQGTPREIFSQVGKLKEYRLDVPQVTILADLLRQSGLDIPLGVLTREELVGHILRIAQIDS from the coding sequence ATGGGAATTATTAAGGCAAAACAGCTTGTGCATGAATATATCAGACGTGATGAAGAGGGAAACGTAGAGTCGATCCAGACTGCCTTAGATCATGTGGATCTCGATGTGAAGCAGGGAGATTTTATCGCAATTTTAGGACATAACGGTTCCGGTAAATCTACGCTTGCAAAGCATATCAATGCACTGTTAGCCCCGTCCGAGGGTAGTCTTTTTGTGGACGGCATGGATGTTTCAAAAGAGGAGAATGTCATTCCGGTGCGAAAGACCGCCGGAATGGTTTTCCAGAATCCGGACAATCAGATCATTGCCAGTGTAGTGGAGGAGGATGTCGGATTCGGACCGGAAAATATCGGTGTGCCGACCGATGAGATCTGGCAGCGTGTGGAGGAGAGTTTAAAGGCAGTCGGTATGTTAAAATACCGTCATCATTCGCCAAACAAACTTTCCGGAGGTCAGAAACAGCGCGTTGCGATCGCGGGTGTCGTAGCGATGGAGCCAAAGTGCATCGTGTTAGACGAGCCGACCGCAATGCTTGACCCAAACGGAAGAGCGGATGTCATCCGCACTGCGCATGAACTCAATCAGAAAAAGGGTGTCACGATCATTCTGATCACACATTATATGGAAGAAGTCGTCGGTGCAGATAAGGTGATTGTGATGGACAAGGGGAAAGTTGTCATGCAGGGGACACCGCGCGAAATTTTTTCCCAGGTCGGAAAGTTAAAGGAATACCGGCTGGATGTACCGCAGGTTACGATCCTTGCTGACCTGCTCAGACAGTCTGGACTTGATATTCCGCTTGGCGTGCTGACGCGGGAAGAACTTGTGGGGCATATTCTGCGAATCGCACAGATCGATTCATGA
- a CDS encoding pyridoxal phosphate-dependent aminotransferase — MRDPLNKTITTIQPSGIRKFFDVVHEMKDAISLGVGEPDFDTPWHIRDEGIYSLEKGKTHYTSNAGLKELKTEIDRYLNRHYGISYDVDHEIMVTIGGSEAIDAAMRAMLDPGDEVLIPQPSYVSYVPCAVLAGGVPVVIELKAENEFRLTAEELEAAITPKTKLLVLPFPNNPTGAIMEKSDLEKIAEVIKKHDIFVLSDEIYSELTYLEKHVTIASLPGMWERTIVINGFSKSHAMTGWRLGYACGPRVIIEQMLKIHQFAIMCAPSTSQYAGVEALKNGDEDVAQMREEYNGRRRYLLHRFKEMGLSCFEPFGAFYVFPCISEFGMTSEQFATELLNTEKLAVVPGTAFGDCGEGFIRISYAYSLENLKEAMNRMEAFITGLRKQGEKQA, encoded by the coding sequence ATGAGAGATCCATTAAATAAAACAATTACAACGATCCAGCCGTCCGGGATCCGTAAGTTCTTCGATGTGGTACATGAGATGAAGGACGCAATCTCCCTTGGTGTCGGCGAGCCGGATTTTGATACGCCGTGGCATATCCGCGACGAGGGTATTTATTCCCTGGAAAAAGGAAAAACACATTATACCTCAAATGCAGGTTTAAAAGAGTTAAAGACAGAGATCGACCGTTATCTGAACCGTCATTACGGGATATCTTATGACGTGGATCATGAGATCATGGTGACGATCGGAGGCAGTGAAGCAATCGATGCGGCAATGCGTGCTATGTTAGATCCGGGGGATGAGGTTTTGATCCCACAGCCGAGTTATGTGTCCTATGTGCCGTGTGCTGTTTTAGCAGGCGGAGTACCGGTCGTGATCGAGTTAAAGGCAGAAAACGAATTTCGTCTGACTGCAGAAGAGTTAGAGGCTGCGATCACGCCAAAGACAAAGCTTTTGGTACTTCCGTTCCCGAACAATCCAACCGGGGCAATCATGGAAAAATCAGATCTTGAAAAAATCGCGGAAGTGATCAAAAAACATGATATTTTTGTATTGAGTGACGAGATCTATTCAGAGCTTACCTACCTTGAGAAACATGTGACGATTGCGTCTCTGCCGGGAATGTGGGAGAGAACGATCGTGATCAACGGTTTTTCCAAATCACATGCCATGACAGGATGGCGTCTCGGCTATGCATGTGGACCGCGTGTGATCATTGAGCAGATGTTAAAGATCCACCAGTTTGCGATCATGTGTGCACCGTCCACCAGCCAGTACGCAGGCGTGGAGGCATTAAAAAACGGTGATGAGGATGTGGCACAGATGCGTGAGGAATACAACGGAAGACGCCGCTATCTGCTGCACCGTTTTAAGGAGATGGGATTATCCTGTTTCGAGCCGTTTGGAGCATTTTATGTGTTCCCATGCATCAGCGAATTCGGTATGACATCCGAGCAGTTCGCCACGGAGCTTTTAAATACAGAGAAGCTTGCAGTCGTTCCGGGAACGGCATTCGGAGACTGCGGGGAAGGATTTATCCGTATTTCCTATGCGTATTCGCTGGAGAATTTAAAAGAGGCGATGAACCGCATGGAGGCATTTATTACAGGGCTGAGAAAACAGGGTGAAAAACAGGCATGA
- a CDS encoding DUF4352 domain-containing protein yields the protein MENETKLCKHCKSEIPKGAKVCPNCRKKQGGIGKWIVIVVVVVIIIAAMSGGGADKTKKVENASTQNNTDNKADVVNDTTEDTSVKQEDSEKDIFGIGETAEMNDVQVTMVNYTQSSGSEYNKPADGNEFVLVEFEIANNSDSEINISSMASFEAYADDYALNYSVSALLEKNDQNQLDGTIAAGKKMNGVIGYEVPADWKTIEIHFKDNVWSSNKFKFEITK from the coding sequence ATGGAAAATGAAACAAAGTTGTGCAAACACTGTAAGAGTGAGATACCGAAAGGCGCGAAGGTCTGCCCAAACTGCAGAAAGAAACAGGGCGGTATCGGGAAATGGATCGTGATCGTTGTGGTGGTGGTTATTATTATTGCAGCAATGTCGGGCGGTGGAGCGGATAAAACGAAAAAGGTAGAGAATGCCTCGACGCAGAATAATACAGATAACAAGGCTGATGTGGTGAATGATACTACAGAAGATACCTCTGTCAAACAAGAAGATAGTGAGAAGGATATATTTGGTATTGGTGAAACTGCAGAAATGAATGATGTGCAGGTTACAATGGTCAATTATACGCAGAGCAGCGGGTCAGAGTATAATAAACCGGCAGATGGAAATGAGTTTGTTCTGGTAGAGTTTGAAATCGCAAATAATTCTGATTCTGAGATAAATATAAGCAGTATGGCGAGTTTTGAAGCATATGCGGACGATTATGCACTGAATTATTCAGTGAGTGCTCTTTTGGAGAAAAATGATCAAAATCAGTTAGATGGAACCATTGCAGCAGGGAAAAAAATGAATGGTGTGATTGGGTATGAGGTTCCGGCGGACTGGAAAACAATCGAAATTCATTTTAAGGACAATGTATGGAGCAGTAATAAATTTAAGTTTGAGATAACGAAATAG
- the truA gene encoding tRNA pseudouridine(38-40) synthase TruA produces MRVKMIVAYDGTNYKGWQVQPNGITIEEVLNKNLSNLLGEQIVVSGASRTDSGVHSLGNIAVFDTNTRMPADKIAFALNQRLPEDIVVQGSCEVEDGWHPRYQNSRKTYEYRILNRTFRMPTRRLDTYFYHYPLDVEKMKKAASYLEGEHDFKSFCAIGAQVKTTVRTIYACDVEKEGDIITIRVTGNGFLYNMVRIIAGTLVQVGGGAIKPEAVKGILAKKDRSAAGPTAPAHGLTMMGIEFENVE; encoded by the coding sequence ATGCGTGTAAAAATGATCGTGGCGTATGACGGCACGAATTACAAAGGATGGCAGGTGCAGCCGAACGGTATCACGATAGAAGAAGTGCTAAATAAGAATCTTTCGAATCTTCTGGGCGAGCAGATCGTGGTGAGCGGTGCGAGCCGGACGGATTCGGGTGTACATTCCCTTGGAAATATTGCAGTATTTGATACGAACACGAGGATGCCGGCAGATAAAATTGCATTTGCACTCAATCAGAGACTGCCGGAAGATATTGTGGTGCAGGGATCCTGTGAGGTGGAGGATGGCTGGCATCCGCGCTATCAGAACAGCAGAAAAACTTATGAATACCGTATTTTAAACCGGACATTCCGTATGCCGACAAGACGGCTGGATACCTATTTTTATCATTATCCACTGGATGTGGAGAAAATGAAAAAAGCGGCATCTTATCTTGAGGGAGAGCATGATTTTAAGAGTTTTTGTGCGATCGGTGCACAGGTAAAGACGACGGTGCGCACGATCTATGCCTGTGATGTGGAAAAAGAAGGAGATATCATCACGATCCGCGTGACGGGAAACGGTTTCCTTTACAATATGGTACGGATCATTGCAGGGACATTAGTGCAGGTTGGCGGTGGTGCGATCAAACCGGAGGCGGTAAAAGGAATTCTTGCAAAGAAAGACCGCAGCGCGGCAGGGCCTACGGCGCCGGCACACGGGCTTACGATGATGGGGATCGAGTTTGAAAACGTAGAATGA
- a CDS encoding tRNA (cytidine(34)-2'-O)-methyltransferase — protein sequence MAKLNIVLYEPEIPANTGNIGRTCVATGTRLHLIEPLGFHLDEKSIKRAGMDYWSELDVTTYVNWDDFCEKNPGAKIYMATTKGRHVYTEVSYEPDCYIMFGKESAGIPEEILKANPDTCVRIPMIGETRSLNLSNSVAIVLYEALRQNQFDHMKLQGELHRLRWDD from the coding sequence ATGGCAAAGTTAAATATTGTTTTATATGAGCCGGAGATCCCGGCAAATACCGGAAATATCGGAAGAACCTGTGTCGCAACAGGGACAAGGCTCCATCTGATCGAACCGCTTGGATTTCATCTTGATGAAAAATCGATCAAGCGTGCCGGGATGGATTACTGGAGTGAGCTTGATGTGACGACCTATGTGAACTGGGATGATTTCTGTGAGAAAAATCCGGGTGCAAAGATCTATATGGCAACGACAAAGGGACGCCATGTATACACAGAGGTTTCCTACGAGCCGGACTGCTATATTATGTTTGGAAAAGAGAGTGCAGGAATCCCGGAGGAGATCTTAAAAGCCAATCCGGATACCTGTGTGCGGATCCCGATGATCGGGGAGACACGTTCACTGAACCTGTCAAATTCCGTTGCGATCGTGCTCTATGAGGCACTCAGACAGAATCAGTTTGACCATATGAAGCTGCAGGGAGAACTGCACAGACTGCGCTGGGATGACTGA
- the rplM gene encoding 50S ribosomal protein L13 — translation MKTFMASPATIDRKWYVVDAEGMTLGRLASEVAKVLRGKNKPIFTPHIDTGDYVIVVNAEKIKVTGKKLDQKIYYNHSDYVGGMKETTLKEMLAKHPERVIEHAVKGMLPKGPLGREMYTKLFVYVGPDHKHAAQKPEALTF, via the coding sequence ATGAAAACTTTTATGGCTAGCCCAGCTACCATTGATAGAAAATGGTATGTAGTTGACGCTGAAGGTATGACATTAGGACGTTTAGCATCTGAAGTTGCTAAAGTATTAAGAGGAAAGAATAAACCAATCTTTACACCGCACATCGACACAGGTGATTATGTAATCGTTGTTAACGCTGAGAAGATTAAAGTAACTGGTAAAAAATTAGACCAGAAGATCTACTACAATCACTCTGATTATGTAGGTGGTATGAAAGAGACTACCTTAAAAGAAATGTTAGCGAAACATCCGGAAAGAGTTATCGAGCACGCAGTAAAAGGCATGCTTCCAAAGGGACCTTTAGGAAGAGAGATGTATACAAAATTATTCGTATACGTTGGACCGGATCACAAGCATGCAGCTCAGAAACCTGAAGCTTTAACATTTTAA
- the rpsI gene encoding 30S ribosomal protein S9, with translation MANTKYYGTGRRKSSVARVYLVPGTGKITINKRDMDEYFGLETLKVVVRQPLTATETADKFDVLVNVRGGGYTGQAGAIRHGIARALLNVDADYRPVLKKAGFLTRDPRMKERKKYGLKAARRAPQFSKR, from the coding sequence GTGGCTAATACAAAGTATTACGGAACAGGAAGAAGAAAATCATCTGTTGCCAGAGTATATTTAGTACCAGGTACAGGTAAAATTACCATCAATAAAAGAGATATGGATGAGTATTTCGGATTAGAGACATTAAAGGTTGTTGTTCGTCAGCCTTTAACTGCTACCGAGACAGCTGATAAATTCGACGTTTTAGTAAACGTTCGCGGTGGTGGATACACAGGACAGGCAGGAGCTATCCGTCATGGTATCGCTCGTGCATTATTAAATGTAGATGCTGACTACAGACCAGTATTAAAGAAAGCAGGATTCTTAACACGTGATCCTCGTATGAAAGAGCGTAAGAAATACGGTCTCAAAGCAGCTCGTCGCGCTCCACAGTTTTCAAAGAGATAA